The window CCTCTGAGATCCGTGTAGAACTGGGCGAACCTCTCGTCGGAGAGGCGCAGGACGGCGGTCCTGAGGCTCAGCATGTCGGCGACCGGATCGTACCCTCCCTTTGCGCTGTACTCGCGGAAGTTACCGTAGATGGACATCAGGAACTGGTATGCGATATCCGCGAAATCCTCCGAGAACTTGGATGCCCAGACCTTCTCGTCTATGGCGAGGGTCCTCTCGGTGGTGCCTCTGATCCTCTTCTCTTCCTTGACCATGAGCACACCCTCCTTCAGCAGGGCGTTCACGTGACGGTAAATCGTAGGCTCTGGCACATCGTTCATGCTGGCCGAGAGCTGTTTCGTCGTCGCAGTCCCGTTGACCTGGATGAATTGGATTATTCTCAATCTTACGGGGTTGCCGAGGATGTCCTTGAGTTCCATCGTATCACATCATTATAAGTTTTGATTATATTATCAATAGTGATAATAATATTTAATGGTGTTGAGGCGGCGGTGAAGGGCTTGGAAACGCTAATTATCAGTGAGACGATAGGGGAAGCATGGTCAGGGTCAGGATCACGGCCGTCAGGAAGGTCTGCCATCAGGATCTGATGGAGAAGTACGAGAATCCGATAGAGCACACCTGCGACATCGAGGTCGGTCAGGAGTTCATATCGGAGAACGGCGAGATACCGGCGGGCCTGTGCGATAGCGCATGGGGGTCCATGGAATACTTCGTGAAAGAACTGGCCGAGGGCAGGGGCAACTTCTACGACGGGTGGATGAAGAATCCCAGGTCCGCGATGATCTCATGCAACGACGGCTTCAGGCCCGTCAGCTTCTACATCGAGGTTATCGATCAGTGAGCGTCCCTGTCGATGAGCTTCTTGGTGAGGGCATCGGTCTCCTCGCTGGGGAGGAGCATCGTGGTAACCTCCATGAACGGGTGCTTGGTGCCTTCGATGATGTTGACGTCGTCCAGCGTCCTGAGGCCCCATTTCTCGGCGGTCTTCTCCAGGCCCAGCTTGACGTCGTAATCGTTGGGGACCAGCACGATCGCCTTGTAGGTCTTCATACCCATCTTCTTCGCCGCGAGGATCCTGTGGTGGCCGTCCACGACCAGATAGCCGTTCCTCCTCTTGACGACGATCAGAGGTTCGATCATCCCTCTCTTCAGCTCGTACTGCCTGCCGACCAGCTCATCCATGTAGACCTCCTTCTGGGTGGGGATGATCCTGTCGACCTCGACATCCTCGTTGACAACCTTCAGCTTGATCCCGTTGGTCTGCTCGAGGAACTGCTTCACGGTCATGACCTTGTTCGGGCGGGACTTCTCGATCTGCGACCTGACGATGTCCAGATTGGAGATGATACCGATGAGCTTCCTGTCATCGTCGATGACCGGGAGGTTCCTGAGACCGTATCTGAAGAGGATACGTGTGGCGTCGCTTACGGTCATGGAAGGGATGGCGCAGAAGGTACCCTTCTTCATGATGGTGCGTATCTTCGCCTTGGGCTGGTCGATGTAACGGAGGAGCTCCTTGGCGGTGATGAAACCGAGGAGATAGCCGTTCTCCGCTACGGGGAATCCGTGGAACTCCGATCTGATGATCTGCTGGATCGCTTGCTCCACGGTCATGTTGGGATCGACGGTCTGAACGTTGCGGACCATGTACTCTCCGACCAACGGTTTGTCCTCTGGCATACCCATAGTATATGTGCCAGAGTAGTTAAGGCTGGCGTTGTGCCGATCGGTGGATTCCAGATATCGCCGCGGATATCGTCCAGTATTGGCGTTCCCTGGACCTCAACCTATAAACGTTAGTCCCCCCATCCCCACTCAGAGGAATATCATGGCAGGTCCAGTTTTGACCGGAGAATCCATCGAGGAGGAGACCAGGCTGCACGACACCCTGGCTCAGATCAAGCACGTCATCATCGTCATCAGCGGAAAGGGCGGAGTGGGAAAGAGTACGGTATCTTCCAATCTCGCACTGTCCCTCGCGATGAAAGGATACGAGACAGGTCTGATGGACATAGACATCACCGGACCGAACATCCCCAAGATGTTCAACATCGAGGACGAGCAGCTGATGGCCAACGAGAAGAAGCAGCTGATCCCGATCATCGTCCCTCCGAGGCTCAAGGTCATGTCGATGGCGTTCCTCCTTCCCAGCAAGGATGTCCCCGTCATGTGGCGCGGACCCATCAAGATGTCCGCCGTCCAGCAGTTCATCGAGGATGTCAACTGGGGCAAACTGGACTATCTGGTCATCGACATGCCCCCGGGAACCGGGGACGAGGCCCTGTCCATCGTACAGCTGATCCCGAAGGCCGACGGAATGGTCGTCGTCACGACACCCCAGCAGGTCGCTCTCCTGGACAGCAGGAAGTCGGTCGGATTCGCGGCCGAGACCAAGATCCCGATCATCGGAATCATCGAGAACATGAGCGGATTCGTCTGCCCCCACTGCGGTGAGGTCACTGACATCTTCAAGACTGGAGGCGGAGAGGCCACCGCGAAGGAGATGAACATCCAGTTCCTCGGAAAGGTCCCCATCGAGCCCGAGGTCGTCGAGAGTGGCGACAGCGGAGTCCCGATCGTGCTGAAGAACCCCGATTCCGCATCCGCGAAGGCATTCGCATCCATCGTGGACAAGATCGTCAAGACCGTGGAATGATGAGACTGGTAGTAATTTCCGAAGGGGAGTCGCTGGACTCCGAGGTGGCCGAGGATTTCGGCCACGCACCTTTCTTCCTCGTGGTGGACTCGGACTCGCTGGATTATCATGTGATCGAGAACGAGTTCGCGGATTCGCCGGAGGGCGCGGGGATAGCCGTCGCCAAGGCGATCACCACTCTGAAACCCGATGCGGTCATCACAGGCGGCATCGGCATGCACGGGCTCAGGATCCTCAAGGAAGCCAACATCCTCGTCTCGTACGATGAGGAGGGATCTGTCGAGCAGTGCGTGACGGATTTCATCAGAAGGCACAGGAACCAGGCGTCTTAAACGCCCTTCCTGTCGCCCCATATTATCTTATGGAGCTGGGGGAGGACCCTGGCATCCACATTGTTGTCCAGGACCGATTGGACCAGCCATTCCAGCTTGTCGGTGCCCCCTACGGGCCCGAAGATGACGTTCGTCCTCACCGGATGATCCTTGAGGTATCCGACGGCGTAATCGAAGTCCGTCTGGTCCTTGATTATGAATTTGAGCTGGTCCTTCATCCTCAGCAGCGGGATGTTGGAATCGAGCATCCTGTCGCTCATGCCGGATGAGGGGCACTTGATGTCCATACTTATCATCATCTCCGGATGGTCTGGCACATCCTTTAGGTCGATGGATCCGTTGGTCTCGAGGACCACCTTCTTCCCCGCCTTGAGGAGTGCATCGAGGAGCTCGAGGATGTCCTTCTGGAGCATCGGTTCGCCGCCTGTGACGCACACCGTCTTGCAGGTCCCGACCTTCTCCATGATCTCCGGGACGGTCATCTCCGTGCCCCCGTTCATGGAATACATCGTATCGCACCAGGCGCATCTGAGGTTGCATCCGACCGCCCTGACGAATACCGTCGGGACGCCCATGGTCAGTCCCTCGCCCTGTATGGACCTGAAAATCTCACATATCCTCATAGGGAATCTCGTCCTTGAAACCGGCCTCTTTGAACCCTTCCAGTCTGAGCCTGCACGAATCGCAGTGCCCGCACGCCTTCTTGCCGCCGTTGTAGCAGGACCAGGTCAGGTGCAGCGGTGCGCCCAGCCTCTTCCCCCTCCTCACGATGTCCGCCTTGGAATCCATGCCGATGGGGGTGACTATCTGTATGGGGTGTCCCTCCTTACCCGCCTTCGTTCCCACCTCGAGGGTGTGCTGGAACGCCTGGATGAACTCGGGGGTGCAGTCCGGATATCCCGAGTAATCCACCGCGTTCACTCCAATGTAGATCCTGTCGGCATCGATGGATTCGCAGAATCCCGCGGCTATGCTGAGGAAGACGATGTTCCTTGCTGGCACATATGTGACGGGGATCTCCTCGCTGAGCTCCCCCTCCCTGTCCATGGGGACGTCGATGTCCTTCCTGGTCAGAGCGGAACGGAACGAGCTGAGGTTCAGATCGATGATGACGTGCGGTATCTTGTAGAACTTGCAGACGTTGGCAGCGGATTCGAGCTCCCTGGTGTGCCTCTGTCCGTATCTGAAACTGATCGCGGTGGGTTCGCAGCCGTCCTCGATGGCCTGCGCGAGGCAGGTGGTGGAATCCAATCCGCCCGAGAGCAGGACGACCGCCTTGGGCATCAGAGCACCTTCGTGTACCAAGCTGTCTGGCCGCGCTCCTCGTCCAGTCCGATGGAGACCGATTTGACAGTGGGCGGGAAGTCGATCTCCCTGACCATGCGCTCGGTCATCATCTTGGACATCTCCTCGGCCGTGGTTGTGGGGACGTCGAGGAGGGCCACGTCTATCCTGGGGAACACGTACCTCTTGCCGTCGCATATCGCTTCGACGGACTCGTCAGTGACCGTGAGCTTGACGTCCTTGGACTTCGCCGGGAGCAGGGTCCTGTGATCCACCTCGTCAATGATCTCCTTCAGCTTCTTCTTGAGGACCACGAAGTCCATGATCATGCCCTCCGAGTCGAGCTCCCCCTCGAGTCTGAGGCGCACGATGTAAGAATGGCCGTGCAGTCTGGAGCACTTCTCGTGCCTCGGTATAAAATGGCATGCAGAGAACCTGATGCCTCCGTATCCTCCGTCTATCTCTAGGAACATATTCAATCCTCCGTGAGTCTCATCGCCAATGCGATAGAATCCGTGTAATCCGTCTTGACCCTGGACGTGTCGATGAAGACCTTGTCCATGTTGACGACGGGGGCACCCAGTGCCTTGGCTCCGCCGATGAAGTGGAGCGTTCTGAAGATGATGTTTCCGGTGATGCCCTCCGGGGCGATCAGGATGTCGGCGTTGTTCACGGCGTCCTCGATGAGAATCTGGCAGTGGTATGCGTCGTATCCCTCCTCCTTCAGGGTCTTAGCGATGTGGCGTGCGCTCTCGATGGAACGGTCCACCGCCTTGCATCTTCCGACGTCCTCGCACCTTCCGCCCGACATGACGGCTATCCTGGTGCCGAGACCGACCCTCTTGGCCATCTTGACGCACTGTCTGGCCAGTTCCATCCTCTGCTCGTCGGTCCAGCCCTCGTCGATGCCGACCGGGGCCATGATGATCATCTTACCGTTGAGGAGCTCGAGGAACACGATCCTCTCCAGCGCCTTCAACCCCATCCTCTTCTTGAGAATCGGGAGGAGGACGGACGAGGACATATCGCCGCGTATGGCGGCATCGATCTTCCCGGTGGCGAGGTCGTCCGCCAGTTTCTCGGGGTCGTCGTAGATAACCACATCGTGCTGCTTCATCGCAGCCACGCTCTTCTCCACGTTGCCCACGTCGGTGCCGCGGCCGATGCCTATGCGCACCTTCGGGAATTCGCTTTTGAGAAGAGTTTCCGTGTTGAACATGGGTACTCCATTCTATTACTCTTATTAAAAAGGGATGAACTGGGATCAGTTGGGTCTGATCTGATCGAACTCGTATCCGTCCCAGGTCCTATCGCCCAGCACTATCTCCAGTTCGGTCAGCGTGAGCATGGGGCGGTCGTATCTGGCGGAGTCGTCCATGGCGACTCTGGGACATGCGGTGTTCACGTATGCGTCAACGCGATACGACATGAGGGACATCGGTGTGACCTCTTCCATGACGACCTTGTGTGCGACGAGCCCGTGGGACCTTATCTTTTCAATGGCCGCTTCGGCCTCCTTCAGCCTGTTCTGCCCGACCTTGCTGCAGACTATCACGAGGAAGCTGCTGGCACTCTTGGCTGATTGTATGGCTGCGAACCTCTTCCTGAGGAT of the methanogenic archaeon mixed culture ISO4-G1 genome contains:
- a CDS encoding transcriptional regulator, translated to MELKDILGNPVRLRIIQFIQVNGTATTKQLSASMNDVPEPTIYRHVNALLKEGVLMVKEEKRIRGTTERTLAIDEKVWASKFSEDFADIAYQFLMSIYGNFREYSAKGGYDPVADMLSLRTAVLRLSDERFAQFYTDLRGLMEKYQGSEDGGRPRSISFISAPVIESD
- a CDS encoding CBS/parB domain-containing protein codes for the protein MPEDKPLVGEYMVRNVQTVDPNMTVEQAIQQIIRSEFHGFPVAENGYLLGFITAKELLRYIDQPKAKIRTIMKKGTFCAIPSMTVSDATRILFRYGLRNLPVIDDDRKLIGIISNLDIVRSQIEKSRPNKVMTVKQFLEQTNGIKLKVVNEDVEVDRIIPTQKEVYMDELVGRQYELKRGMIEPLIVVKRRNGYLVVDGHHRILAAKKMGMKTYKAIVLVPNDYDVKLGLEKTAEKWGLRTLDDVNIIEGTKHPFMEVTTMLLPSEETDALTKKLIDRDAH
- a CDS encoding ParA/MinD ATPase-like protein, producing MAGPVLTGESIEEETRLHDTLAQIKHVIIVISGKGGVGKSTVSSNLALSLAMKGYETGLMDIDITGPNIPKMFNIEDEQLMANEKKQLIPIIVPPRLKVMSMAFLLPSKDVPVMWRGPIKMSAVQQFIEDVNWGKLDYLVIDMPPGTGDEALSIVQLIPKADGMVVVTTPQQVALLDSRKSVGFAAETKIPIIGIIENMSGFVCPHCGEVTDIFKTGGGEATAKEMNIQFLGKVPIEPEVVESGDSGVPIVLKNPDSASAKAFASIVDKIVKTVE
- a CDS encoding archaeosine biosynthesis radical SAM domain-containing protein, translated to MRICEIFRSIQGEGLTMGVPTVFVRAVGCNLRCAWCDTMYSMNGGTEMTVPEIMEKVGTCKTVCVTGGEPMLQKDILELLDALLKAGKKVVLETNGSIDLKDVPDHPEMMISMDIKCPSSGMSDRMLDSNIPLLRMKDQLKFIIKDQTDFDYAVGYLKDHPVRTNVIFGPVGGTDKLEWLVQSVLDNNVDARVLPQLHKIIWGDRKGV
- a CDS encoding archaeosine biosynthesis protein QueC; protein product: MPKAVVLLSGGLDSTTCLAQAIEDGCEPTAISFRYGQRHTRELESAANVCKFYKIPHVIIDLNLSSFRSALTRKDIDVPMDREGELSEEIPVTYVPARNIVFLSIAAGFCESIDADRIYIGVNAVDYSGYPDCTPEFIQAFQHTLEVGTKAGKEGHPIQIVTPIGMDSKADIVRRGKRLGAPLHLTWSCYNGGKKACGHCDSCRLRLEGFKEAGFKDEIPYEDM
- a CDS encoding archaeosine biosynthesis protein QueD; this translates as MFLEIDGGYGGIRFSACHFIPRHEKCSRLHGHSYIVRLRLEGELDSEGMIMDFVVLKKKLKEIIDEVDHRTLLPAKSKDVKLTVTDESVEAICDGKRYVFPRIDVALLDVPTTTAEEMSKMMTERMVREIDFPPTVKSVSIGLDEERGQTAWYTKVL
- a CDS encoding methanogeneis marker protein 4, with the protein product MFNTETLLKSEFPKVRIGIGRGTDVGNVEKSVAAMKQHDVVIYDDPEKLADDLATGKIDAAIRGDMSSSVLLPILKKRMGLKALERIVFLELLNGKMIIMAPVGIDEGWTDEQRMELARQCVKMAKRVGLGTRIAVMSGGRCEDVGRCKAVDRSIESARHIAKTLKEEGYDAYHCQILIEDAVNNADILIAPEGITGNIIFRTLHFIGGAKALGAPVVNMDKVFIDTSRVKTDYTDSIALAMRLTED